One segment of Cynocephalus volans isolate mCynVol1 chromosome 8, mCynVol1.pri, whole genome shotgun sequence DNA contains the following:
- the AGTRAP gene encoding type-1 angiotensin II receptor-associated protein: protein MELPVVNLKVILLVHWLLTTWGCIVFSGPYAWANFSILALGVWAVAQRDSVDAISMFLVGLLATIFLDIIHISIFYPRANLSDTKRFSAGMAILSLLLKPFSCCLVYPMYQERGGFLGPSQERSAYQTIDSPEVPADPFGGPEGRGQGAQEY, encoded by the exons ATGGAGCTGCCCGTCGTGAACCTGAAG GTGATTCTCCTGGTTCACTGGCTGCTGACAACCTG GGGCTGCATTGTGTTCTCCGGCCCCTATGCGTGGGCCAACTTCAGCATCCTGGCCTTGGGCGTGTGGGCCGTGGCTCAGCGGGACTCCGTGGATGCCATAAGCATG TTTCTGGTCGGCTTGCTGGCCACCATCTTCCTGGACATCATCCACATCAGCATCTTCTACCCACGGGCCAACCTCTCGGACACGAAGCGCTTCAGCGCTGGCATGGCCATCCTCAGCCTGCTGCTCAAGCCCTTCTCCTGCTGCCTCGTCTACCCCATGTACCAGGAGCGCGGGG GCTTCCTTGGACCTTCTCAGGAACGTAGTGCCTACCAGACGATTGACTCACCAGAAGTGCCTGCAGACCCCTTCGGAGGTCCGGAGGGCAGAGGTCAAGGTGCCCAAGAGTACTGA